In a genomic window of Scomber japonicus isolate fScoJap1 chromosome 17, fScoJap1.pri, whole genome shotgun sequence:
- the rdh14b gene encoding retinol dehydrogenase 14b, with product MLTAVLVAVAVGGGVLFLMRRIFPSQKAMKLLQYPADTMRGKTVIVTGANSGIGKALTGELLKLQARVIMACRDQRSAEETAQEIKTQSGAEQGEVVIKHLDLASLGSVRKFCEEIKKEESKIDVLVNNAGIYQCPYTKTEDGFEMQLGVNHLGHFLLTHLLLDLMKTSAPSRIVVVSSKLYKYGHINFDDLNSENNYDKAFCYSQSKLANLLFTLELARQLEGTGVTVNALTPGIVRTRLGRHVQIPLLAKPLFNIASMVFFKSPLEGAQTPLYLSCSPDVEGVSGKCFANCEEEELMPTATDDQAAKKLWEVSRRMVGLAD from the exons ATGTTGACTGCGGTGCTGGTTGCTGTTGCTGTCGGCGGGGGGGTCTTGTTTCTTATGCGCCGTATCTTCCCCAGCCAGAAAGCCATGAAGCTGCTACAGTACCCGGCGGACACCATGCGAGGAAAGACGGTTATCGTAACTGGAGCTAACAGCGGGATAGGAAAGGCTCTAACCGGGGAGCTGCTGAAGCTGCAGGCCCGGGTCATCATGGCCTGTCGGGACCAGCGCAGCGCCGAGGAGACGGCTCAGGAGATCAAGACACAGTCGGGTGCAGAACAGGGGGAGGTGGTCATCAAACACTTAGACCTTGCATCGCTTGGTTCAGTCCGCAAATTCTGTGAAGAGATTAAGAAG GAGGAATCTAAGATTGATGTGCTCGTCAACAATGCGGGCATCTACCAGTGTCCTTACACAAAGACAGAGGATGGTTTTGAGATGCAGCTCGGCGTGAATCACCTGGGCCACTTCCTTCTCACTCACCTCCTGCTGGACCTCATGAAGACATCCGCCCCCAGCCGCATCGTCGTGGTTTCCTCCAAGCTTTACAAATATGGTCACATCAACTTTGATGACCTCAATAGTGAAAATAACTACGATAAGGCATTCTGCTACAGTCAGAGCAAGCTGGCCAACCTGCTGTTTACGCTTGAGCTGGCTCGCCAACTGGAAGGCACAGGGGTCACAGTCAATGCTCTCACCCCGGGTATTGTGAGGACCAGACTTGGCAGGCATGTTCAAATCCCTCTCCTGGCAAAGCCTCTGTTCAACATCGCCTCAATGGTCTTTTTCAAGAGTCCACTGGAGGGGGCCCAGACCCCTCTCTATCTGTCCTGCTCACCTGATGTGGAGGGAGTGTCTGGGAAGTGTTTCGCTaactgtgaggaggaggagctcaTGCCCACAGCCACAGATGACCAGGCAGCCAAGAAACTGTGGGAAGTGAGCAGGAGGATGGTTGGACTCGCTGACTGA
- the si:dkey-174m14.3 gene encoding brain-enriched guanylate kinase-associated protein: MRGKEHRQTMKKIYIGKTALKVPRNGGKHPKKSSLLEQKEDLRKRLSYTTHKLELLQSEFDSTRQYLETELRRAQEELDKFTDKLRRIQSSYSALQRINQDLEEKIHRNTQHHDDEKRALSREIIVLNNHLMEAKLTIEKLQEDNDLYRKDCNLAAQLLQCNKSLYRAQLSELPADFQERLTMHMEESPLCHTYSDTVPGSLIAKVLEKPDDACSSSQASRSPSPQAQEQAFILESLGPGGRLGLRAAYKSDLYSSDTALYCPDDRHRERRPSMDLHGQRKLLYGPQNSTDSNPEEGSVGLRPGFSQEHFAKFPATLGAGSSSYSSFSGGGSEDKGNGPPSSAASSPRHHSLYMDWRDAGDYERKSDSSWERDSPRGFANAHPFQQTELSHHQNGSSPVYSRTMSSCFSEPYEPLPPSSSPSVAYGDSRRGSTLAPEEEELIGRWRQLSVEDLSAHTYRSPGRASPYSFSEQHFSVRPAKIRLGPLYSSFQEGADYYHHGVGVMDPVWVDASPSPECSPGLRQAHSQAHLYRAEDSQGSEHSLYHSGSSKDREGNVAAGGQSTDYVDPSPNSSTESLNQRSLEMAAEMQHYQVEMHSLPAQVSQSPPPAPPPPPPYNQKFGSLGLSRKDSLTKAQLYGTLLN, from the exons ctCATTGCTGGAGCAGAAGGAGGACTTGCGGAAGCGGCTTTCCTACACAACACACAAGCTGGAGCTTCTGCAGAGCGAGTTTGACTCCACACGGCAGTACCTGGAGACAGAGCTGCGTCGTGCACAGGAAGAACTGGACAAGTTCACTGATAAACTGCGCAG AATACAAAGCAGCTACTCAGCACTGCAGAGGATCAACCAAGATCTGGAGGAAAAGATTCACAGAAAT ACCCAGCACCATGATGACGAGAAGCGAGCTCTGAGCAGAGAGATCATCGTCCTCAACAACCACCTGATGGAGGCCAAGCTCACCATCGAGAAGCTACAAGAGGACAAC GATCTGTACAGGAAGGACTGTAACCTGGCTGCTCAGCTTCTCCAGTGCAACAAGTCTCTTTACAGGGCGCAGCTCTCTGAG CTGCCTGCTGATTTTCAGGAGCGACTGACCATGCACATGGAAGAGTCACCTCTCTGTCACACCTACTCTGACACTGTCCCAGGCTCTCTAATTGCCAAAGTGCTCGAGAAGCCCGATGACGCTTGCAGCAGCAGCCAGGCATCCCGCTCACCCAGCCCCCAAGCCCAGGAGCAGGCGTTCATCTTGGAGAGCTTAGGCCCAGGAGGGCGCCTGGGGCTTCGAGCAGCCTACAAATCTGACCTGTACAGCAGTGACACAGCCCTGTACTGCCCTGATGATAGGCATCGTGAGAGGAGGCCCAGCATGGACCTCCATGGCCAGAGGAAGCTGCTGTATGGACCCCAGAACTCCACTGACAGCAATCCAGAAGAGGGCTCGGTGGGGTTAAGGCCTGGCTTCTCCCAGGAGCACTTTGCTAAGTTCCCTGCCACACTGGGTGCAGGCTCCAGCTCCTACTCCAGCTTCAGTGGAGGGGGATCTGAAGACAAAGGCAATGGCCCTCCCAGCAGTGCAGCTTCCTCCCCGCGCCATCACTCCCTCTACATGGACTGGAGAGATGCAGGGGACTATGAGAGAAAGAGTGACTCATCCTGGGAGAGGGACAGTCCAAGAGGCTTTGCCAACGCTCATCCTTTCCAGCAGACGGAGCTGAGCCACCACCAGAACGGCAGCTCTCCTGTCTACAGTCGCACCATGTCCTCCTGTTTCAGTGAGCCCTATGAGCCACtgcctccatcctcctccccaAGCGTTGCCTATGGGGACAGTCGTCGAGGCAGCACATTAGCcccagaagaggaggagctgatTGGCCGATGGAGACAACTAAGCGTGGAGGACTTAAGTGCCCACACTTACCGCAGTCCAGGCCGGGCCTCGCCCTACAGCTTCTCAGAGCAGCACTTCTCTGTCCGGCCAGCAAAGATCCGACTCGGGCCTCTCTACAGCAGTTTCCAAGAAGGGGCTGACTATTACCATCACGGAGTGGGTGTCATGGACCCAGTGTGGGTCGATGCCAGCCCCAGCCCTGAATGCAGCCCAGGGCTGCGGCAGGCCCACAGCCAAGCCCACCTGTACCGAGCTGAGGACAGCCAGGGTTCGGAGCACAGCCTCTACCACTCAGGGAGCTCCAAAGACAGGGAGGGCAATGTGGCAGCTGGTGGCCAAAGCACGGATTATGTAGATCCTAGCCCCAACAGCTCCACCGAGTCTCTCAATCAGAGGTCCCTGGAGATGGCCGCAGAGATGCAGCACTATCAAGTGGAGATGCACAGCTTGCCTGCACAGGTGAGCCAGTCACCACCTCCagccccaccccctcctcctccgtaCAACCAAAAATTTGGCTCCCTGGGACTTTCCAGGAAGGACAGTCTGACCAAGGCACAACTATATGGAACACTTCTGAACTGA